In a single window of the Anguilla rostrata isolate EN2019 chromosome 6, ASM1855537v3, whole genome shotgun sequence genome:
- the ncbp2as2 gene encoding protein NCBP2AS2, with product MVLKRLLFSLLNNAQVIEKLSESRPIRRAAQITAFALIKARIAGKDATTRLLKSDTVRQIRQETSGVSKDIGEMGRKAERVRQTFVKEVKEGVRDASRQIKNKDK from the coding sequence ATGGTTCTAAAGCGTCTTTTGTTCAGCTTGCTTAATAACGCGCAAGTGATCGAGAAACTTTCGGAGTCTCGCCCGATCAGACGAGCGGCACAAATCACAGCTTTCGCCCTAATCAAGGCACGAATCGCTGGCAAGGATGCAACGACCAGACTACTGAAGTCGGACACCGTTCGCCAAATTCGCCAGGAAACTTCCGGGGTGTCAAAGGACATTGGAGAGATGGGAAGGAAAGCCGAAAGAGTTCGGCAGACATTTGTTAAAGAGGTTAAAGAAGGTGTGAGAGACGCTTCGCGACAGAtaaaaaacaaggacaaatgA